Proteins encoded together in one Astatotilapia calliptera chromosome 7, fAstCal1.2, whole genome shotgun sequence window:
- the tmem138 gene encoding transmembrane protein 138, which produces MLQTGNFSLVLLIQLTLLAYDLFVNSFSELLRGAAVIQLVLFIIQDIAILFNVIIILLMMFNTYVFQVGLVSLLLERFRALLVFSTLYLTLSICFHCLVLNLRWLNSNSFVWTDGLQALFVFQRTAAVFYYYLYKRTAEYMGDPRLYEDSLWLRDAFARARQ; this is translated from the exons ATGCTTCAGACCGGCAACTTCTCACTGGTGCTGCTGATCCAGCTGACACTGTTGGCCTATGACCTCTTTGTCAACTCTTTCAGTGAACTTCTGAGAGGAGCAGCTGTCATCCAACTTGTGCTTTTCAT CATCCAGGACATTGCCATCTTGTTCAACGTGATCATCATCCTCCTGATGATGTTCAACACGTACGTGTTCCAGGTCGGCCTGGTGTCGCTGCTTCTGGAGAGGTTCAGGGCCCTGCTGGTATTCTCTACTCTTTACCTGACCCTTAGCATCTGCTTCCACTGCTTGGTGCTG AACCTAAGATGGCTTAATTCAAACAGTTTTGTTTGGACAGATGGTCTCCaagctctttttgtttttcagagaacAG CGGCTGTGTTTTATTACTACTTATACAAACGTACAGCAGAGTACATGGGAGACCCGAGGCTGTACGAGGACTCTCTGTGGCTGCGTGATGCCTTCGCCAGAGCTCGTCAGTGA
- the tmem258 gene encoding dolichyl-diphosphooligosaccharide--protein glycosyltransferase subunit TMEM258, translating into MELEAMTRYTSPVNPAVFPHLTVVLLAIGMFFTAWFFVYEVTSTKYTRDVYKELLISLVASLFMGFGVLFLLLWVGIYV; encoded by the exons ATG GAACTCGAGGCCATGACCAGATACACCAGCCCGGTGAACCCGGCTGTGTTCCCCCACCTCACTGTGGTGCTGCTGGCTATCGGCATGTTCTTCACCGCCTGGTTCTTCGT CTATGAGGTGACATCAACAAAATACACACGGGACGTCTACAAAGAGCTGCTGATCTCCCTCGTGGCATCACTTTTCATGGGGTTTGGTGTGCTGTTCCTACTACTCTGGGTTGGGATATATGTATGA